The Nitrospira sp. genomic sequence GCTCTGCCAACTGAGCTACGTGGGCCACCGCCTCACACACCGTCATACGCGAACGCGCGCCACTAATTTCCGCTTCGCGTCTTCCAAGTTGGAGCGGGCGATGGGATTTGAACCCACGACAGCCAGCTTGGAAGGCTGGAACTCTACCACTGAGCTACGCCCGCCCTTGTGCTTTCCGCTGCAAACTCTAGGCGTCAAGCTGGGGCGTGGTGGGCAGGCAAGGATTCGAACCTTGGAAGACATAAGCCAGCAGATTTACAGTCTGCCCCCGTTGGCCACTTGGGTACCTGCCCGCTGATTCACGCCTCCGCCACATTTCTCAGACGCAACCGCATTGACTCAGAAACAAAAACAGACCACCCCACAGGCAACACACCGATCTTCCGCCAACCAGAAAACAGGCGGCTTAGCCAGGATGATCCAAAATTTATTTTTAGAAACGCCGAATTATATGCGGCGAGCCATTTCTTGTCAAGCTCATTATTTTAGCAAAGAACGCCTTCAATGGCGGGAGCATTTTCTTGACTTCCGAAGGGCCTTTTCGCTATCGTGTCGCGCGGTTCGGATTGTATTGGCAACTGGACAGGCTACGGACAGAGCTCATGAGAAAATCGCCCTGGATGCTGCTGCTCTTTATCCTCATCGGGGGATTGCTGGGAGGCATTCTTGGAGAGATTCTTCGGGTGATGGCCCCGCAGGAAGGCACAATTCAGCGGATCTTCACAACTGCCCTGACACCTGGTGTTGATCCGCCCCTCGTCATCAATTTTATTTTACTAAAAATCACCGCCGGCTTTACGCTCAAAATGAACCTGCTGACCTTCCTCGGCATGTTCCTGGGCGTCTACCTCTATAAACAAATCTGAACGAGATTACCCAACTTCTTTAAGATCAAGGTCCTGCTTCTTCAAGGCACGAATCCGATCCCGTAATTCCGCCGCCCGTTCGAATTCCAGATTCTTTGCCGCTGTTTTCATCTCGGCTTCAAGCCGCTGGATCGCCAGCTGGACATTACCCGGCTTCCCAGAATCAGCCATGGGCTCTGCCGCCAGCGGAAAATCATGGTAGTCCGCCTGGGCCGTCTGGTATTCAAGCTCTGGAATGAGTTTCCGGACGCTCTCCGGCGTGATGTTGTGCTTGCGGTTGTATTCCTCCTGAATTCGCCGACGGCGCGCGGTTTCCTCCATCGCCTGCTTCATGGACGCAGTCACCGTATCTCCATAAAAAATGACCCGTCCGGCACTGTTCCGTGCCGCACGTCCTGCGGTCTGAATCAGTGACCGGTGCGATCGTAGATAGCCCTCCTTGTCCGCATCTAGAATAGCCACGAGGCTCACCTCGGGCAGGTCGAGGCCCTCGCGTAACAGATTGATCCCGACCAGCACATCGAATGCCCCCGTGCGCAGGGCGCGGATAA encodes the following:
- a CDS encoding DUF4321 domain-containing protein, yielding MRKSPWMLLLFILIGGLLGGILGEILRVMAPQEGTIQRIFTTALTPGVDPPLVINFILLKITAGFTLKMNLLTFLGMFLGVYLYKQI